ATTCTCGGGCTAAAGGACCGCCCAAGTGTACACCGAGCGCACCGAATGTATCCCGAAACTCACACCAAGCGTTGAAGTCGCGGCAACAACGGCGCGAAGTCCGCCTTCGCGGACTGTGGAGGAGAGTGCCGTACGAAGCGCGGAGCATTGCGCGTCCGCCGGTTCAGGAGCGGATGGATTCGCAGGTGGAAACGCGCAGAATCCGCGTGCTGCGGCGCGTCTCCGACGTGCCGTGTTCCGGATGGCAGTTGAAGCCCCGAACGGCGCGCGAATAGCGCCGTGTCGGGGGTTCCCGCTGTTTGAGCGGCGGATTCATTCGCTCAACAGACTCCGCGCCGCCGCAAACTTCCCGACACACACCAAGCCTTCCGCCTCTCCCCGTACTTTCGTACTTCCGTCCCTCGCACTCACGCACTCACGCACCCCGCACTCACGCACTTCCCATCCCGTCTGGGTCACGCGACCCATGCCTCACCCCGCCCCAAGCCGTACCTTCGCCCCCTGACGAACCGGCGTCCCACACGCCGGTCCCCACACGCGAGCCACTGACCCATGCACCGGATCCTGCTCGTCGAGGACAGCCCCGACCTCGCCGAAGGGCTGCAGCGCAACCTGGAGATGGACGGCTACGAGGTGTCGCTGGCCATGAAGGGCGCACACGCCCTGGCGCTCGCCACCAGCGACCATCCCGACCTGATCGTCCTGGACCTTGGCCTGCCGGACCGCGACGGCTACACCGTGCTGCAGGACCTTCGCGAGCGCGGCAGCACCTGTCCCGTCCTCATCCTTTCCGCGCGCAGCCTGGAGGCCGACAAGCTGCAGGGCTTTCGCCTGGGCGCCGACGACTACGTCACCAAGCCGTTCAGCGTGATGGAACTGCTGGCGCGCATCTCCGCCCTTCTGCGCCGCGCCAACAAGCCCGCGCCGGTCGCGGCCGTGGCGGGAGACGCGCCGCGCGCCGCCGCGCTGGACGACGACGCCCTGCGCGAAACGTTCGGGCTGACGGCGCGGCAGATTTCCGTCACCCGCCTGCTGGGCGAAGGCTACAGCAACGCCGAAATCGCCAAGCAGCTGTCCGTCAGCTACTTCACCGCGCGCAACCACGTGGAGCAGGTGCTGGGAAAGCTGGGCGTGTCAACTCGCGCCGCGGTGGGCGCCGTGCTGTACGGGCAGGGCTGACGTGCCCCTCCGGGGGATGAAGATCGCGCGGCGCAGCCCCGGCGGACGCCTGGGTTCCGCCGCGCTCGCCGGCGCCGCGGGGATGTCGGGCGTCGCCGCGGCCGCGCTGTGGATCGCGGGCGCGGCCCTTCCCCGCTGGGCCGCCCCTCTGACGCTGCTGGCCGCTGCGCTCGGCCTCGGTGCCGCCGCCCTGCTGCAGCGCCGCGCGGAGCGCGAGGATGAACGCGTCCGCCGCGCCATCACCGCGGGCCTCGCCCACACGCTGCGCACCCCGCTCGCGCACGTCCGCATGAACGCCGAGATGCTCGCCAGCGGCCGCGTGTCCTCCCCGGGAGACCAGGAGCGCGCCGTGCTGGAGATCGAGTCTTCCACCCGCCGCCTGGCGCGCGTGGTGGAGAACATGGTGGCGTTCGCCAGCCTGTCGCGCCCCGGCCTCCCCCTCCTCCCGCGCGCCGTCGACCTCGGTGCGCTGGTGGAGGACGCCGTGGCGGATGCGCGGGAGGCCAGCCGCGCGCGCGGCGTCATCCTCGTCGCCGATCCGCCGGGCGGATTGATGGTGCAGGCGGATGCCGATGCCCTGCGCCTCGCGCTCGACAACCTGATCGAGAACGCGCTGCAGCACGGTGCGGCCGGCGATCACG
This portion of the Longimicrobium terrae genome encodes:
- a CDS encoding response regulator, which produces MHRILLVEDSPDLAEGLQRNLEMDGYEVSLAMKGAHALALATSDHPDLIVLDLGLPDRDGYTVLQDLRERGSTCPVLILSARSLEADKLQGFRLGADDYVTKPFSVMELLARISALLRRANKPAPVAAVAGDAPRAAALDDDALRETFGLTARQISVTRLLGEGYSNAEIAKQLSVSYFTARNHVEQVLGKLGVSTRAAVGAVLYGQG
- a CDS encoding sensor histidine kinase — its product is MPLRGMKIARRSPGGRLGSAALAGAAGMSGVAAAALWIAGAALPRWAAPLTLLAAALGLGAAALLQRRAEREDERVRRAITAGLAHTLRTPLAHVRMNAEMLASGRVSSPGDQERAVLEIESSTRRLARVVENMVAFASLSRPGLPLLPRAVDLGALVEDAVADAREASRARGVILVADPPGGLMVQADADALRLALDNLIENALQHGAAGDHVTVDAAAEGGRTLIRITDQGPGVAAHDHARIWRPFAALATPGAPERRGGLGLAIVRAVARGHGGDAWMEAAPGGGARFCMTVPTAAPARMAAAS